A window from Streptomyces subrutilus encodes these proteins:
- a CDS encoding adenosine deaminase, which produces MEHARDLTLLPKAHLHLHFTGSMRPSTLLELADKYGVRLPDALTAGEPPKLRATDERGWFRFQRLYDAARSCLREPDDIRRLVREAAEEDVRDGSGWLEIQVDPTSYAPLLGGMIPAVEIILDAVDAASRETGLGMRVVIAANRMKHPLDARTLARLAVRYADRGVVGFGLSNDERRGMARDFDRAFAIAREGGLLAAPHGGELTGPSSVRDCLDDLHAARIGHGVRAAEDPRLLKRLADRQITCEVCPASNVALGVYERHEDVPLRTLFDAGVPMALGADDPLLFGSRLAAQYEIARTHHGFTDAELAELARQSVRGSAAPEDTQAKLLAGIDHWLSG; this is translated from the coding sequence ATGGAGCACGCACGCGACCTCACGCTTCTGCCCAAGGCCCACCTGCACCTGCACTTCACCGGCTCGATGCGACCGTCGACGCTGCTGGAGCTCGCCGACAAGTACGGCGTCCGCCTCCCCGACGCGCTGACCGCCGGGGAGCCCCCCAAGCTGCGCGCCACCGACGAGCGCGGCTGGTTCCGCTTCCAGCGGCTCTACGACGCCGCCCGCTCCTGCCTGCGCGAGCCCGACGACATCCGGCGCCTGGTGCGCGAGGCCGCCGAGGAGGACGTGCGGGACGGGAGCGGCTGGCTGGAGATCCAGGTCGACCCGACCTCGTACGCCCCGCTGCTCGGCGGCATGATCCCGGCCGTCGAGATCATCCTCGACGCCGTGGACGCGGCCTCGCGCGAGACCGGCCTCGGGATGCGCGTGGTCATCGCCGCGAACCGCATGAAGCACCCGCTGGACGCCCGTACCCTCGCCCGGCTCGCCGTCCGCTACGCCGATCGCGGGGTCGTCGGCTTCGGACTCTCCAACGACGAGCGGCGCGGCATGGCCCGCGACTTCGACCGGGCCTTCGCCATCGCCCGCGAGGGCGGCCTGCTCGCCGCCCCGCACGGCGGCGAGCTCACCGGCCCGTCCTCGGTGCGCGACTGCCTCGACGACCTGCACGCGGCCCGCATCGGGCACGGCGTACGGGCGGCCGAGGACCCCAGGCTGCTCAAGCGGCTGGCCGACCGGCAGATCACCTGCGAGGTCTGCCCGGCCTCGAACGTGGCCCTCGGGGTCTACGAGCGCCACGAGGACGTGCCGCTGCGGACGCTCTTCGACGCGGGGGTGCCGATGGCGCTGGGCGCCGACGACCCGCTGCTGTTCGGCTCGCGGCTGGCGGCGCAGTACGAGATCGCGCGGACGCACCACGGCTTCACCGACGCCGAACTCGCCGAGCTGGCCCGCCAGTCGGTGCGCGGGTCGGCGGCGCCCGAGGACACGCAGGCCAAGCTGCTGGCCGGGATCGACCACTGGCTCAGCGGGTGA